In the genome of Chrysemys picta bellii isolate R12L10 chromosome 17, ASM1138683v2, whole genome shotgun sequence, one region contains:
- the LOC135976274 gene encoding RIB43A-like with coiled-coils protein 1 isoform X1 — translation MHKVDLPLESKEAAALEARREREKQRLSRIFNARHRTMGVDVEALRSQVEERKLREETEKRRDESYDAERVLCDRVAQMLEEEERQRVRRLHQAVQEFREREQPPPTRREWDLYNPEGLRQDQPARVSDYDPRCGPASLQRFAGEDLALPTRRRLQQEQQCRSLEDQRADRQQALANAKYADTLEDKKRAELDLRAQQLAQLEEECRRAKDLATADYNRAQAAETAEQHRLACQREQDDNQAEIHNHLTGQLLTEDPAVAESPLGPHRILTDRWKGMSPTQVEAVWKAQEEQRQENQAAVPAEGGVHQSAQRPVPPAVQYQQPLGPAPGHRLRNPHGPPPALPGHAPSPPPALPGHAPSPPPSLPLPRPIPAPCPAGTCPIPTPITTPALPNPRPLPRQDTPNPHPLPQSLPSPHQHTPTPHPLPCRDMPRPCPAGTCPAQSPPPALPGHAPSPPPSLPLPHPIPAPCPAGTRPIPAPCPAGTCPITTPAPPNPRPLPCRDTPNPHPYHYPCPTQSLPPQDTPNPHPLPQSLPSPHQHTPNSHPPAPPGHTQYPPPAPQ, via the exons ATGCACAAAGTGGACCTACCGCTGGAGAGCAAGGAGGCGGCTGCCCTCGAGGCGCGGAGGGAGCGAGAGAAGCAGCGGCTGAGCCGCATCTTCAACGCACGCCACCGCACCATGGGG GTGGACGTGGAAGCCCTGAGGAGTCAAGTGGAGGAGCGGAAGCTGAGAGAGGAAACAGAGAAACGCCGGGATGAGTCCTATG acgCCGAGCGGGTGCTGTGCGACCGGGTGGCGCAgatgctggaggaggaggaacgtCAGCGGGTGCGGCGCCTCCACCAGGCCGTGCAGGAGTTCCGGGAGCGGGAGCAGCCACCCCCCACCCGGCGGGAGTGGGACCTGTACAACCCCGAGGGGCTGCGCCAGGACCAGCCGGCCCGGGTCAGCGACTATGACCCCCGGTGCGGTCCCGCCAGCCTGCAGCGCTTCGCCGGCGAGGACCTGGCGCTGCCCACCCGCCGtcggctgcagcaggagcagcagtgccGCAGCCTAGAGGACCAGCGTGCCGACCGGCAGCAGGCCCTGGCCAACGCCAAGTATGCAG ACACGCTGGAGGATAAGAAGCGAGCGGAGCTGGATCTACGGGCACAGCAgctggcccagctggaggaggagtgCCGCCGCGCCAAGGACCTCGCCACGGCCGACTACAACCGGGCCCAG GCGGCAGAGACGGCGGAGCAGCACCGGCTGGCGTGTCAGCGGGAACAGGACGACAATCAAGCCGAGATCCACAACCACCTGACGGGGCAGCTGCTGACAGAGGACCCAGCCGTGGCCGAGAGCCCGCTGGGCCCTCACCGGATCCTCACCGACCGCTGGAAGGGCATGAGCCCCACGCAAGTGGAGGCCGTGTGGAAGGCGCAGGAGGAGCAGCGGCAGGAGAACCAG GCAGCAGTACCTGCAGAGGGAGGTGTACACCAATCCGCCCAGCGCCCAGTACCACCTGCAGTTCAATACCAGCAGCCGCTAGGCCCAGCCCCGGGGCACCGACTCCGAAACCCCCATGGACCGCCCCCCGCCCTGCCGGGACacgccccatccccgccccctgccctgccgggacacgccccatccccacccccatcactacccctgccccgcccaatccccgccccctgccctgccgggACATGccctatccccacccccatcactacACCTGCCCTGCCcaatccccgccccctgccccgccaggACACGCCCaatccccaccctctgccccaatcACTACCCTCACCCCACCAGCACacgcccactccccaccccctgccctgccgggacatgccccgcccctgccctgccgggACATGCCCCGCCcaatccccgccccctgccctgccaggacacgccccatccccacccccatcactacccctgccccacccaatccccgccccctgccctgccgggacacgccccatccccgccccctgccctgccgggACATGTCCCATCACTACCCCTGCCCCGCCcaatccccgccccctgccaTGCCGGGACACGCCCAATCCCCACCCTTATCactacccctgccccacccaatccctgcccccccaggacacacccaatccccaccccctgccccaatcattACCCTCACCCCACCAGCACACACCCAattcccacccccccgccccgcctggaCACACCCAGtacccgccccctgccccacaatga
- the LOC135976274 gene encoding RIB43A-like with coiled-coils protein 1 isoform X2, with translation MHKVDLPLESKEAAALEARREREKQRLSRIFNARHRTMGVDVEALRSQVEERKLREETEKRRDESYDAERVLCDRVAQMLEEEERQRVRRLHQAVQEFREREQPPPTRREWDLYNPEGLRQDQPARVSDYDPRCGPASLQRFAGEDLALPTRRRLQQEQQCRSLEDQRADRQQALANAKYADTLEDKKRAELDLRAQQLAQLEEECRRAKDLATADYNRAQAAETAEQHRLACQREQDDNQAEIHNHLTGQLLTEDPAVAESPLGPHRILTDRWKGMSPTQVEAVWKAQEEQRQENQRLREAERQREAEWQAQRQRAARAAMVLEEEERLARLQLRKGLDAYNQQLAQEQRAQQQYLQREVYTNPPSAQYHLQFNTSSR, from the exons ATGCACAAAGTGGACCTACCGCTGGAGAGCAAGGAGGCGGCTGCCCTCGAGGCGCGGAGGGAGCGAGAGAAGCAGCGGCTGAGCCGCATCTTCAACGCACGCCACCGCACCATGGGG GTGGACGTGGAAGCCCTGAGGAGTCAAGTGGAGGAGCGGAAGCTGAGAGAGGAAACAGAGAAACGCCGGGATGAGTCCTATG acgCCGAGCGGGTGCTGTGCGACCGGGTGGCGCAgatgctggaggaggaggaacgtCAGCGGGTGCGGCGCCTCCACCAGGCCGTGCAGGAGTTCCGGGAGCGGGAGCAGCCACCCCCCACCCGGCGGGAGTGGGACCTGTACAACCCCGAGGGGCTGCGCCAGGACCAGCCGGCCCGGGTCAGCGACTATGACCCCCGGTGCGGTCCCGCCAGCCTGCAGCGCTTCGCCGGCGAGGACCTGGCGCTGCCCACCCGCCGtcggctgcagcaggagcagcagtgccGCAGCCTAGAGGACCAGCGTGCCGACCGGCAGCAGGCCCTGGCCAACGCCAAGTATGCAG ACACGCTGGAGGATAAGAAGCGAGCGGAGCTGGATCTACGGGCACAGCAgctggcccagctggaggaggagtgCCGCCGCGCCAAGGACCTCGCCACGGCCGACTACAACCGGGCCCAG GCGGCAGAGACGGCGGAGCAGCACCGGCTGGCGTGTCAGCGGGAACAGGACGACAATCAAGCCGAGATCCACAACCACCTGACGGGGCAGCTGCTGACAGAGGACCCAGCCGTGGCCGAGAGCCCGCTGGGCCCTCACCGGATCCTCACCGACCGCTGGAAGGGCATGAGCCCCACGCAAGTGGAGGCCGTGTGGAAGGCGCAGGAGGAGCAGCGGCAGGAGAACCAG AGGCTGCGGGAGGCAGAGCGGCAGCGGGAGGCTGAGTGGCAGGCGCAGCGGCAGCGGGCAGCCCGTGCGGCCAtggtgctggaggaggaggagcgccTGGCCCGGCTGCAGCTGAGGAAAGGCCTGGATGCCTACAACCAGCAGCTGGCGCAGGAGCAGAGGGCACA GCAGCAGTACCTGCAGAGGGAGGTGTACACCAATCCGCCCAGCGCCCAGTACCACCTGCAGTTCAATACCAGCAGCCGCTAG